The following DNA comes from Halobacillus litoralis.
ATATATGATCACTTCTTTTCAGAAACTATGGTGGGCTTTCATGACAATCCTATCCATAGCAGGAATCGCAGTCGATTTTCTTGGCAATGGAACGCATCTTTTCTATCCATTTATGAATGAGAATTTCTCTTACACTCTCATCCACCAGGAAGGTTGGTACGCGCTTGCCTTGTTCGTTTTATTGATCACCCGTCTATATGGGCCACGTTTCATACCTTTACACTTTAGCAAAATCCTTCAAGTGAACGGGCTCTTCTTCCTGATTTTATTTATCATAGAAAATGGATGAAGGCCTTAAGAACTATTTTCCATAATTAGGTTTTATTAGGATGAATTACGGCAATATAGCTTATGTGCGCACAACTAATAAATCAATGAAAGGATGTTTTCAACGATGGCAGACCGTTACAAGACAGGCGAACAGGCTCCGCAAGCTGGAACATATGCATTTGATGGTTTAGTTGATGGTCGAAAAAAGGATAACGTAACAGAAGATGAAAAACATATTGAATTAAGTAATGGTGATACCTTCCCGCCACTTCGCTCCAGTAAAGAAGCAGCATACTGGAAGAAGTCCAACTAAAAAGCGAGCAAGAATCAAAAGGTCCTGAGCCGGATATCCGCTCAGGACCTTTTCTTGTGCTTCACTTCTTAGTACTGCCTCCATTGATCACTTTGAACTTGACCCCGCCCTTCTCATCCGGGTGGCGCTCAAAAGAATAAATCGATGCCTTCGTGCCGATCGTCAGTGAACCGTCCTCTTCTATGAAAAACAATGTTCCTGGCTCTTTCACCTGGATGGACTGCACATTATGCTTCGCGAAGACCTCCTGCAAATCCTCGATCAACTCACCTTTACCGTATGTGAAAGCCATTCTTTCACTCCCTACTATACATGCTATTTGTAGTAGGTTATGTAGAAAGAATAGGAAACATGCTCATTTCCCGTTATATAATGCTTTATATTTAGTTAGTGCTTCCAAATGGGTCATCATGGCTTTTTCCTGTGTGAAGTTTTTGATTTCTGGCAGTTCTTCTGCTTCAATATAATCAGCAAGCACGTCGATCACTTCATCCAGCAACTTGGCTTTGAAGTAATAATGCATTCGATCCAGGATTTCCTCCCCGGCTAAACCTTCTACTTTCTCCCTCCAAAAATCCCAGCCAGCCGTTTGATAGAACGGCCACAGGAACACAGAGTAATCCATGGCTGCATCACCCGATGAAGTAAGATCGTCCCAATCAATGATCCGGTAGCCACCCGCATCGTCCACCAACACATTATGCCAGTTCATATCATTATGAACGACGTCCGAAGCCAGCCCCCGGAAAGCCTCATCTTCACAGACCCTTTCCTGCAGATCATCCACCTCCTGATGGAAAAAATGGAGGGTTTCTTCATCTACAAATGATAGCAGGTCTTTCTCTGATTCGATAATAGATAGATCCGCTTGAAAACGTGTTATATATTCCTTCGTAAATGCATCCGCATATGTAATAGGCTCCATCCTGGTTAAGTGCTCTTTCATTTTACTGCTGCTATGTAATTGCTGCAGCTTATGTAAAACGGACTCAGTAACTTGATCATTCCCACTTAACGGCTTTCCCTCAAAATATTCAAAAACGAGCCCATAAGGATAACCTGGAACCAGTTCTTCTTTTATCTCACAGATAAGCGTCGGTGCTTTAAAGTCACTCATCAATAAAGAATTCACCTGCATCCACTGTTTCAGAGCAGGGACATTCTCTTTCCGAGCGAGCTTTATATGCCGCCATCTCTTTCCATCGGTGATTTTATATGACTGATTCACAAAGCCCCCGGGATTCCATATATATTCCGCCGTTACCACTTT
Coding sequences within:
- a CDS encoding YjzC family protein, whose product is MADRYKTGEQAPQAGTYAFDGLVDGRKKDNVTEDEKHIELSNGDTFPPLRSSKEAAYWKKSN
- a CDS encoding aminoglycoside phosphotransferase family protein — translated: MKLALFERKVAEWAHNHAEELGLLRKVVTAEYIWNPGGFVNQSYKITDGKRWRHIKLARKENVPALKQWMQVNSLLMSDFKAPTLICEIKEELVPGYPYGLVFEYFEGKPLSGNDQVTESVLHKLQQLHSSSKMKEHLTRMEPITYADAFTKEYITRFQADLSIIESEKDLLSFVDEETLHFFHQEVDDLQERVCEDEAFRGLASDVVHNDMNWHNVLVDDAGGYRIIDWDDLTSSGDAAMDYSVFLWPFYQTAGWDFWREKVEGLAGEEILDRMHYYFKAKLLDEVIDVLADYIEAEELPEIKNFTQEKAMMTHLEALTKYKALYNGK